atagctagtctccaagcgctcctatccaaagctatctctttagagatattccaatccttaaggtcttaGTAAATACAAAGCTATCCCTTGTGGTATGGCACAAGGGAAAAATACAATATTTCCATTATCTAAGCCCAAATGTCAATAAAGGTTTGGTGTGTCTATACTAGTAACAGAACTCATCTGGGCAATAACAGTTAAACAAATTATACCATTAGTAAATATAAAAACGAAAAACAGATCATAACTCATAAGCTCTTCCTTAAAGAAGATTATGTTGATTATTCTTCAAGATATTGAGAGGGTAACTATCTGGTGAACTTTTTCCCATCATAAGTCATGATAGAGATATACAAATTCGGGTACAAAGTTTAACTCTATGGGAATGTATCAAAATAAGCTAATTTAACTCTACAGGATTAGCGCAAACCTTAGTAACTTACCAACAGCCTCTGATGCAGTAATAGGTCGTTCCAACAGTACACCATTAACAGAGAAGCCACCATCACCGATACTTTGGGTATTCTGCCAATGGATCATGATTGTAGTTATACGGAATAATTATAATTCTATCATTTGCAAAATCATCAGAGGAATATATTCCTGGCCCTGCAATGCATTGCGGGCTTCTGTGACAATTGATGCAGGCAGCAATAGATAATCCTTTGGCACTGGCCAAATGTAGCTCAAGGATGGCATCTAAGAGTACACTACTCTTAGCGATGACAAAAATGTTAAAATCACTTTTTTTTAGTCAAAGCAAGTCTGCTTATGGAGGAAGCCAAAACCGAGCCATGAGCCTGTGCATGTTTGGTAGCTCTGCATTATAGCCTGTAGTTTGAATGTTGAAGCCACAGAAGGTCCTTGAATGAGCACGCTTTGTTAAATGAAAAGATAAATAGATAATTGCTTCAAACTTGCAGAATGAAGAGTGAAAAGGATAATCTAGtaatataataataaaataGGTAATTCAGGGATCACAGGGATATAAGAAAATTTATAGCTTATATTTATCTCAAAAAGACACGATGTGGTACACAAGATTGAAGCAATACGGCATACAATCATTACGACTTGAATCCATGTGAGTTCAAATAAAAGCATTGAGCTAACCTCCCCATAGAGCGGCTCCTAATCACATTATACTACTGAAATGAAGCTAATGATCAATCATGCCAGAAAGGGAACCTCTAGGATGACAAAGCTATGGCCCCGATGAGGCTTCAACAGACTCATGCTTTTTCTGCTCATCACCGTCACTCTGTTCTCCAGAAACACCGATGGTGCCAGTGCTGGACTCAACAACCTCCGCCTCCTCAGCACTCAATCCATCAGCTGATTCTTCACTTTCTGCTTCCTTCTTGCGACCCAGCACTGCCTCAATAGCTGCTCGGCTAGCCCTGGCAGCCGCTTCTTCCTTAGCCTTTGCCTCagccttcttcctctcctcttcttctttagCAAGAGCCTCTGCTCTGGCCTTCTCTTCAGCAGCACGTGCAGCTGCCTCCGCTTTCTCCCTCTCAACATCTTCATACAACTTTGTCATATCCCCGTCTCTCCCCTCTTTCTCAAGTGCCCCCTCCAGAAGTGCTTTCATTTCATCACTAAACACAACACTCTCATCCAGGAGAATACCCTTGGCTATCTTTATCGCATCATCCAATCTTGCAGCGTCAATATATGCCCTCAACAACAGCTCATAGCTGGCAATGTTTGGCTTGACCTCCTTTTCAGGCATCATATCAAGGAATCCCTGTGCCTCGTCAATCCTATCAACCCTCACCAAGCCACCCACGACTTTGTTAAATGCATTTGCGTTGGGCCTCAGGCCAGCATCAAACATCTTGTTGAAGTAACCAACCGCATCATCCACCCTATCCACCTTAAAGCAGGACTCAATGAGCAACACATATGTGTACTCATCAGGGTTTACACCTCGCTCAGCCATTTCCGTGTACAATCCCTCTGCCTCCCCAACAAGTTTGTTCTTCCCCAGCCAGTCAATCAGATTATTGTAGGAGAGTGCATCAGGAGCACACCTCTTCTCAGCCATCTTCCCAAACACCTCAATTGCATCCTGAAACCTTTCAGCCAGGCAATATGCATCAACCATCACATTAAAACTCCCCAGGTTCACAGTAATCGTCCTGGGTGGGTCATGCTCCATGCACATTCTATCAAACAACTTGAGTGCAGCCTCCAACCTCCCATTCCTCCCAAGCGCATCAAGCACCATGTTGTAACTCACTGCACCAAACCTCACCTTGGAACCCTCTCCAAGCACCTCTTCATAGCAATCCATGGCCTCCTTCTCCATGCCCTTGAGGAAATACCCTTTCATTAGGTTACCATACACCATGCCATCGAGAATAGGCCCACCACCAAGCTTCTCCTTCAGCTCCTCATACAATGAAAGGGCCCTGTCACTATCCCCGGCATTGACAAACCCGCCCATGATGAAGGCATAGACCTGTGCATCAGGGGCGACGAGGCCACGCTCGAGCATGCCATCCTTGAGCTCGATCGCCTGGTCCAGCTTGCCATTCTCGGCGAGGGACCGCGCCAGGATGCGGTAAGTGGACGGGGATGGGAGCACGGGCGAGTCGTccttgaggaggaggcggaagTGCTCGAGCGCGGCGTCGGGGCGGCGGCAGTCGCAGTACGCCTGGAGGAGGAGGTTGTAGGTGGCGACGGTGGGCGCGACGGAGGCCTGGGTGACGAAGCGGTGGAGCGAGAGGAGGTCGGCGTAGCGCGCCTGGCGGAGCagcgcggcgaggacggcgttGCAGGTGAAGACGGTGGGGCGGCAGTTGGAGTAGATGGAGTGGCGCGTGAGGAGCGCCGCCTCGTCGAGGTCGTTCTCGCGGATGAGCGCGAGAatgcggcggtggaggtcgaGGCGCTTGCCCGATAGCACCGAGGCCGACTCGGGGATCTTGGGCGCGTTGGGGTTGGAAGCGGGGCGGGGCGCCCCCGGGGAGCGCTGCGGCGCCGGGCCCCGGGAGAGCGGGGGCTCCACTCGGAGGCggcgcttgcggcggcggcgctcggcggccgCGTCCGCGGGGGGCTGGGCGTCGTCGGTCGGGGTGGGGGTTGGAGTGGCGAGGCAGAGGAGGCGGAGCTGGGGGCGGAgacggagggggagggggaggaggcgagAGAGGAGCGGCTTGGAGAGCGCCATGGCGGCGACGAAGCAACTTGGAGGAGGGTTTAGctagggattttttttttcacccgTTCCGCGAGGGGAATGGGGAGGGCGAAACCGAGAGGAAGCGAGCGAAGACGACGGGAGAGAGTGGGCCGAGCGGGATTGTAGGTGGGCTTGGTAAATCTACCTGACTGGGCTCTTCCTAGACAGGCCGACCGGCCCCGTCGGTACCCAGAATAGGCTAtttcgccaaaaaaaaaaagaatttcaaGGTCTAACTGTAATGGACTCTCTAACTCATATGATTTTCCCCCCTCAAAAAGGGATAtgattattttttttttcttttgcagagCATTCTTATCTGAGCTCGGCAGCTCGCCGGTGGAGTGCTGCTGGAGACTGCACGGTTTTGGGGAAGCGGCTGGGTTGCAGGCTTGCACTCGTGTCGGCACTCGGCAGACGACGGGAGCGCGGTGGACCGCTGGACGGAACCGGATATCAAACGATGCAGCCTTCAGAATTCGAGGGcccctgtttagttctttacatgtaaacgcaaaaacaccGTAAAcgtattattttataatgaaatcttgctaatttgaagcactaaatgaagtctatttacaaaactttttgcatggatgagctgtaaatcgcgagacgaatctaatgagcctacttaatctatgatttgcaacagcaatgctacagtaatcatccgctaattgttgattaaacatggattaattagcatcattagattcgtctcacgatttacaactcatctatgcaaaaagttttgcaaatagacttcatttattacttcaaatgaccaaaattcctttgcaaattttttttgcaaaatgaactaaacagaccCGAGGTCGCCGAGGTAGTTTCATAAATCAGAAGGATCCGGTCCGCAGCAGGTTTGATGTCAAAATTTGATGAGCCATCACCGGCAAGCTAAAGATCAGATGCCAGGACAATTGCAGAGTCCATTATTCCCCATCGCTATAAATCACGGCAGAAACCGACCTTGCACCCTTGCACGAGCATCATAGAGCAGGTTCACATTTGCAATAAATCATGGCGTGTGAAGCATAAAACCATAGGTGACAAGTTGACAACCATGCACCATTCCAACCGCCTAATGAAAATTTGTTATTTCAAGTCTAGTGTGCGAAAAGGTTCTGTTTACATGTAACTTGCAACAACTATGGCTACTTGGCTGTTCAACATTCATCTCATCAATGGTACAGTTTACATGATTGATCGCTCGAACCAGCAGCATAGTGTTATAGCTCTTCGTATGTGTAGTTTTTATAACATAATGTTACAATCAAAATACAATCTTTGATGGGTTCAAAATCTCTTTGGCCACTCAGAGAGTGCACCATGGATATAGCTGCTCCCGGTGACCGATGCCATTAGCTCTTGATGCATCAGCTCATCTCCCTTGGTGATTGGGTTAGACTAAGTTGTCAGCTCCACAATTCTGGCTCAGCTGATAGAATTGGAGCCCCATGGAACTTTCTCCAAGGCAGTTGTCACCTCAAAAGTCAAGGCTATAATAATATAATCTAGTCTGCTGCACCTGAAAGCTGCTGCACATGCAAAGTTAGGGCTTCAGGGCAGGGAGACTGGGCTCGTAGAAGTTCCAAGCGATTACATGGATGTACAAATTGCAGAACATAGTCTTCATCTGCAAGACATGGGATAAACAACTACATGAGTGCCAACTGAGACGACAACATTATGAACACAGGAACAACATTAAAAAGTTGCCAGGTGAAAGTGCAACTTATAttaaaaaaaggtgaagaaattcTTACTCTCTTTGACAGTCCCATACAGCCAGCATAAGACCTCATCAGCAAAGGCCAGGCAAACACCACCCTAAGTACAGGGAGATTAGTACAACTATTCAAAGACATGTTAAAAGTTGCGTGCAAGAAAGTAACTGTGAATCCACATTTGGTCCAATCCTATCTAATCTGGAGGAAACCATCTGGATTCTCAACTTACCACAAAAGTTTTTCACCTTCAATTCAAACAGTACTTAAAATAGGGTAGTGTGCAAGAAAAATGAGTACATAACTTTACCGTTTATACATTAGATGATTCATGAATTAGTTCAGCATGGGTTGATTCCTCCACTACTAATAAATTATAGAAATATTGTCCAGCGTACCTGCCAGTAGTTCTTTGCCTTCACCTTTTGTGTAATATCTTTGGTTCTTAGTCTTTCTGTTCGCACGAGTATGCCAGCATCATTCCTACAGGCCAAAAGAAATTTAGATATCCCATCAGAAGCATTAGGCCCACATGATAGCATTAGAATTTGGGTGTTTAAAAACTTATAGCAAGTAAGAAATTTAGTCTTCTTAGGACAAACAATGTGTTAGAcacagaacaaaaaaaaactagcgaGGCATCCAATTGAACAGTAATAAAAAAATGATAGTTGCAACTACTTGTACTAGGTTACTAGCAGTTGGACACATGGCACATGTGCAAAACCTTAACGTTGTACACAGGGAACGCCAATAGGAATGCTAGAACATATTAGCTCCATAGAATCAGTGGGTTGCAATAACTTGCGAGTGTGTTGTTTAGAAAAAAGAAATTTTCCCTCATGTGGTTAGTTATGAAATTAATTGCCTTCCTAGTCCAGGGCATGGTTCCTAAATATACTGCATGATTAACCATCAATCATATGAGACCTGTGGACCATTCATTTAGTTTGTGGATGCCTGCGCCTTTATAGCTGAGTACTTTTAAAGTTAGTATAGATAAGACAGTCATACAGATCAATGAGGAATTGAAGATTAATAATTAGTACCTATAAGAGTAGAGCCATCAAGACCCAATGCAACCGTTAGCAACAGATTTTGCTTTATAATCATATCAACAAGATTTAACTTCAGCAGTCAGATTGAATTGCACAATGGCAAGTGACAAAGCTCAGTAGACCAGAATGGCAGAATCTCGTTATAATATAGAGGAAAACATGATAAAAGGTGAATAATACCTGAACCCAACAACAACATAAGGAACACCAGCCAGGAATGATTGAATCTGCAATATTTAGAGAAGTGATGATTTTTCAAGCAATGTTCTTACGGCGTTAAGGCGAGTTGTGGCGAGTCACCACCGCCTAgccgcctaggcgggctaaggtGACGCCTAGGCAGGCTAAAACGCCTAGGCGGGCCAAAACAGGGgagcgccttgtcgcctaggcgacgccataaGAACATTGTTTTCAAGATAACTTATGAAAATAAAATGCTAATTGCTGAAAAGTATTAGTCGATAGACTTGTAATGGGATTGCTATGTTATCATCTTACACTCTACAGTCTATACTTCATGTCATCACAGAAAAAGGTTAAGGAAATATTGAGTATCAAACATAATAAAGAAACACTTTTTCAAGAAAAGAAATTCATATCAGAAATAAAATTCCACACCAAAAAAATAATTGAATAAGAAAATGAATAGATAGTTTGAAAACAATTCAAATTACCTAATATAACAGCAATAAAGAACAAGCAGTAGACCCTGGAACCTAACTAGCTTAAAAGGGAAAGAACAAGATCGAGTAAATACCCAAAACCTAAGTAgcttttctttctcatatgCTTCCACTGTATGGTACTCCAGCTGTTACACATCAAGCTCAATGATAAAATCTTAATAAAAAATGTGGTAGCATAACTTGGGAATTCATGCAAAAACAAACCTCTCTGCTTGTTTTCAACTCCACATAGAACCGCCTGCCATCATCAGTTGCATCACAGCAATCCATCTCGGCACCCATAATAATGCGATGGGCACCCAATTTTGTCTTTATTACAGAACAATACTCTACATTTGCATCAATACCTCCCCCATCCTCATTGAAGGAGTTCTCAGTGGCAAGATTCTCAAAAGAATAGCCCCAATAACATCTGAGAATCGAATAAAAGAGGACAAAGTACCGGATCATCAGCATTAAT
The nucleotide sequence above comes from Panicum virgatum strain AP13 chromosome 3K, P.virgatum_v5, whole genome shotgun sequence. Encoded proteins:
- the LOC120698815 gene encoding pentatricopeptide repeat-containing protein At3g49240, mitochondrial-like produces the protein MALSKPLLSRLLPLPLRLRPQLRLLCLATPTPTPTDDAQPPADAAAERRRRKRRLRVEPPLSRGPAPQRSPGAPRPASNPNAPKIPESASVLSGKRLDLHRRILALIRENDLDEAALLTRHSIYSNCRPTVFTCNAVLAALLRQARYADLLSLHRFVTQASVAPTVATYNLLLQAYCDCRRPDAALEHFRLLLKDDSPVLPSPSTYRILARSLAENGKLDQAIELKDGMLERGLVAPDAQVYAFIMGGFVNAGDSDRALSLYEELKEKLGGGPILDGMVYGNLMKGYFLKGMEKEAMDCYEEVLGEGSKVRFGAVSYNMVLDALGRNGRLEAALKLFDRMCMEHDPPRTITVNLGSFNVMVDAYCLAERFQDAIEVFGKMAEKRCAPDALSYNNLIDWLGKNKLVGEAEGLYTEMAERGVNPDEYTYVLLIESCFKVDRVDDAVGYFNKMFDAGLRPNANAFNKVVGGLVRVDRIDEAQGFLDMMPEKEVKPNIASYELLLRAYIDAARLDDAIKIAKGILLDESVVFSDEMKALLEGALEKEGRDGDMTKLYEDVEREKAEAAARAAEEKARAEALAKEEEERKKAEAKAKEEAAARASRAAIEAVLGRKKEAESEESADGLSAEEAEVVESSTGTIGVSGEQSDGDEQKKHESVEASSGP